AGCACGCCCGCGCACGGGACCGACAGAGAGGCCGCGACGACCTCCGGGTCGAGCGTTCCCGCGCGCATCACCAGGCGCAGGTCGCCGGTCCCCGGCCGGAGCAGCGCCACCGTCTGGGCCGTCGCGAGCGCTCCCCGCAGATCCGCGGGAACGACGACGATCGTCGCGGCGGCCCTGGCGAGGGCCTCCGCCTCGCCTTCGCCGGCATGCCTCGGCAGGTCGACCACGACCAGGTCGCAGCCGCGCCGCGCGGCGTCGAGCACGACGCGCATCGCCTCCCGGGGGATCCGCACCGGCTCGCCGCGGTGCGCCGACAACACGGTCAGTTCGCCGAAGGTGGGCAGCGCCTCCTGCAGGGCGGCGAAGCTCACCCTGCCCTCCCTTCCGACGACGTCGGGCCAGCGGGCGCCCAGGGCCTCCTCCTGGCCGAGCAGCACGTCGATGCCTCCGCCGAGCGGATCGGCGTCGACGAGGAGCGTTCGGAGCCCGGCGCGGGACGCCGTCAACGCCAGGGACGCCGCGAGGACGCTCGCACCGGCGCCTCCCTTCCCCGCGGCGACGCACACGACCGTGCCCGCCCTGGTCGCGGGTTCGGCCGCGTCGCCGAACTCCTCCACGAGAAGCCGCTCGGCCTCG
The DNA window shown above is from Microbispora sp. ZYX-F-249 and carries:
- the ssd gene encoding septum site-determining protein Ssd; protein product: MPRPLAITDDQELLDDLLRIAAAAGVELDVAHAAAHARPYWPRAPLVVVGGDLADELAATSPPARRNVVVVTRTADDPDMWRRCVAVGAHTVLELPEAERLLVEEFGDAAEPATRAGTVVCVAAGKGGAGASVLAASLALTASRAGLRTLLVDADPLGGGIDVLLGQEEALGARWPDVVGREGRVSFAALQEALPTFGELTVLSAHRGEPVRIPREAMRVVLDAARRGCDLVVVDLPRHAGEGEAEALARAAATIVVVPADLRGALATAQTVALLRPGTGDLRLVMRAGTLDPEVVAASLSVPCAGVLPEVRGLVETLDRGDPPPLRRSPLGRFCGELLEALLGGFPTGRTGRPSIGADGP